CCTTCTTCTTCATTTTCTTTTCTAGTGAAAGTGTAGCTTCTGAGGTACATTTGCCTACAAGTTATGTTGTTCATCACCATGGTACGATGCTGGCTATTGCCGTGGCTTATTGACTTGACAAACTCCACCTCTGCCATCGGCCACTTGTGGAGGTTGGTGTAAATCGTCACCTTCGGGAGGGAGTGGACGTCGCTTTCGATGTTTACGCAATTATCTATGCATTTGGAGGCCATTAAAGCTTTTTGGTGGGTACTTCAAACTTCTAGTGTGAACAGTTATCCTTCTTTTGTGAACATTGGGTTTAGGTTTAGGATGTTTGATATATATAGCTTTATCATTATGTTTATTTATTTATTTTATTTTAAAAATAACCAAGTCAGGGGAAAAATTGAGAGGTTTTCTCAACAATGTGTATACTTTGTCAACTCTATTTTCTGAAGTTTATTTATTAAGAAAAAGCTCTCCTCCTATCCCTCTTGCGCGCATTACGAAATCCGTTCACCCTTCTAAATCGTTTTATATTGAGTTAGATCACTTCTCAGCGTAATTCTGTTGTATTTATATTCTAAGTTAATCACGTTGTGAAACCTTATCTCTCACAATGTAGTGTATTATCACCTAGTTAAATACCTTATAGAACGTAAAAAATTCAAAGTTTTTATAGGTACCCTATAATCCCAAAAGACAGAAAAAGCTCTAGTCAATAATGTTTTGTCAAATAATAGAGCTTGATAAGAAGCAGAGCACAAGTCAGTAATGTTTTGAGAATAATCGTTGCCTCTCTACCTATATATGTTTTTTTCATATTAAGTAATTACGGTGAAACCTAACAAGCAGAAGGAGCGTTCCAAACGATCAGAGCCTAACCAGGTGGAGCGTTAACGAAAACCAGTAGATAACAAAGAAGCAACTACCGATCGGCGTTGGAAAAATGTACTTGGTTTACATAAACTTATATGTAAAATAAAAAACTGTTATAAAAATAAAGGAAAATTCTATCTTTATTAATAACGTAGAAGTTTCTTATATAGGAGATTATACCGTCATAGATAAATGAAAAGATTACAAATCATAATCTCTTGGTTATGAACCATCCCCAATCTGGTTCATAACACTCTCCCTTGGATGCCATAACCATTTAGAACTTGTAATGTGCTTTAATGTTGCCTCATTAAAACCTTACCAGGAAAACCCAATTGGGACAAAACCATGGTGAAGGAAAAAGAGTACAATACATATTACCCTCCCTGATTTGGACATTACTGAAGGTCTCTTGGACCTCTCCAATTTTCTGCAATCCGTGGGTGATGAAGATCTTGGGCAGAATACGCTTCGTCCTCGAACATGATAGTTCACTACAAGAAAACAACATGGATACTGAGGGAAAAAATCGTCGGAATAACGTTATTCCGACGACATACCGACGAAACAAGTCCTCGGAAATAATTCCTCGGAATTTCTTCTTTCCTCGGAATTCCGTCGGATACCGACGGAATTCCGAGGAAACACATTTCCGAGGAAATTCCGAGGAGCACCAGTTTGTCGGAAATCTCCTCGGAATATACCGAAGGAGTACTTCGCCGGGATATACATCAATCGATGCGTTTTTGGACATATACCCATCGATCGATCCGTTTATAAAAACACGTTCGGAATATACCGAGGGATACCTTTCCTCGGAATATTCCGTGGAACATCTCCCTCGGTATATTCCGAGGAATATCTCCCTCGGTATATTCCGAGGAAGATGTCCCTTGGTATATTCCGAACGTTTTTATATAATTGGATCGATCGATGGGTATATGTCCAAAAACNNNNNNNNNNNNNNNNNNNNNNNNNNNNNNNNNNNNNNNNNNNNNNNNNNNNNNNNNNNNNNNNNNNNNNNNNNNNNNNNNNNNNNNNNNNNNNNNNNNNNNNNNNNNNNNNNNNNNNNNNNNNNNNNNNNNNNNNNNNNNNNNNNNNNNNNNNNNNNNNNNNNNNNNNNNNNNNNNNNNNNNNNNNNNNNNNNNNNNNNNNNNNNNNNNNNNNNNNNNNNNNNNNNNNNNNNNNNNNNNNNNNNNNNNNNNNNNNNNNNNNNNNNNNNNNNNNNNNNNNNNNNNNNNNNNNNNNNNNNNNNNNNNNNNNNNNNNNNNNNNNNNNNNNNNNNNNNNNNNNNNNNNNNNNNNNNNNNNNNNNNNNNNNNNNNNNNNNNNNNNNNNNNNNNNNNNNNNNNNNNNNNNNNNNNNNNNNNNNNNNNNNNNNNNNNNNNNNNNNNNNNNNNNNNNNNNNNNNNNNNNNNNNNNNNNNNNNNNNNNNNNNNNNNNNNNNNNNNNNNNNNNNNNNNNNNNNNNNNNNNNNNNNNNNNNNNNNNNNNNNNNNNNNNNNNNNNNNNNNNNNNNNNNNNNNNNNNNNNNNNNNNNNNNNNNNNNNNNNNNNNNNNNNNNNNNNNNNNNNNNNNNNNNNNNNNNNNNNNNNNNNNNNNNNNNNNNNNNNNNNNNNNNNNNNNNNNNNNNNNNNNNNNNNNNNNNNNNNNNNNNNNNNNNNNNNNNNNNNNNNNNNNNNNNNNNNNNNNNNNNNNNNNNNNNNNNNNNNNNNNNNNNNNNNNNNNNNNNNNNNNNNNNNNNNNNNNNNNNNNNNNNNNNNNNNNNNNNNNNNNNNNNNNNNNNNNNNNNNNNNNNNNNNNNNNNNNNNNNNNNNNNNNNNNNNNNNNNNNNNNNNNNNNNNNNNNNNNNNNNNNNNNNNNNNNNNNNNNNNNNNNNNNNNNNNNNNNNNNNNNNNNNNNNNNNNNNNNNNNNNNNNNNNNNNNNNNNNNNNNNNNNNNNNNNNNNNNNNNNNNNNNNNNNNNNNNNNNNNNNNNNNNNNNNNNNNNNNNNNNNNNNNNNNNNNNNNNNNNNNNNNNNNNNNNNNNNNNNNNNNNNNNNNNNNNNNNNNNNNNNNNNNNNNNNNNNNNNNNNNNNNNNNNNNNNNNNNNNNNNNNNNNNNNNNNNNNNNNNNNNNNNNNNNNNNNNNNNNNNNNNNNNNNNNNNNNNNNNNNNNNNNNNNNNNNNNNNNNNNNNNNNNNNNNNNNNNNNNNNNNNNNNNNNNNNNNNNNNNNNNNNNNNNNNNNNNNNNNNNNNNNNNNNNNNNNNNNNNNNNNNNNNNNNNNNNNNNNNNNNNNNNNNNNNNNNNNNNNNNNNNNNNNNNNNNNNNNNNNNNNNNNNNNNNNNNNNNNNNNNNNNNNNNNNNNNNNNNNNNNNNNNNNNNNNNNNNNNNNNNNNNNNNNNNNNNNNNNNNNNNNNNNNNNNNNNNNNNNNNNNNNNNNNNNNNNNNNNNNNNNNNNNNNNNNNNNNNNNNNNNNNNNNNNNNNNNNNNNNNNNNNNNNNNNNNNNNNNNNNNNNNNNNNNNNNNNNNNNNNNNNNNNNNNNNNNNNNNNNNNNNNNNNNNNNNNNNNNNNNNNNNNNNNNNNNNNNNNNNNNNNNNNNNNNNNNNNNNNNNNNNNNNNNNNNNNNNNNNNNNNNNNNNNNNNNNNNNNNNNNNNNNNNNNNNNNNNNNNNNNNNNNNNNNNNNNNNNNNNNNNNNNNNNNNNNNNNNNNNNNNNNNNNNNNNNNNNNNNNNNNNNNNNNNNNNNNNNNNNNNNNNNNNNNNNNNNNNNNNNNNNNNNNNNNNNNNNNNNNNNNNNNNNNNNNNNNNNNNNNNNNNNNNNNNNNNNNNNNNNNNNNNNNNNNNNNNNNNNNNNNNNNNNNNNNNNNNNNNNNNNNNNNNNNNNNNNNNNNNNNNNNNNNNNNNNNNNNNNNNNNNNNNNNNNNNNNNNNNNNNNNNNNNNNNNNNNNNNNNNNNNNNNNNNNNNNNNNNNNNNNNNNNNNNNNNNNNNNNNNNNNNNNNNNNNNNNNNNNNNNNNNNNNNNNNNNNNNNNNNNNNNNNNNNNNNNNNNNNNNNNNNNNNNNNNNNNNNNNNNNNNNNNNNNNNNNNNNNNNNNNNNNNNNNNNNNNNNNNNNNNNNNNNNNNNNNNNNNNNNNNNNNNGGGATTTCGTTCATACAATCGGAAAAGTGTTAATTAAGGGGTAAGGAACAAATTTTAGATTTCATAATTAACGTAAGACACTTAATAAGGGTTATATAGGTGTTATTCAAACCGCAAAACGTTGTTTTCGGTTTAAAACCCCTATTTCCTCGGAATTTCCTCGGACTATTCCGAGGGAATTCCGAGGAAACCCTATTCTTCCTCATAATTCCGTCGGAATATTCCGAGGAAATTCTTAGGTAATTCCGTCGGAATATTCCGAGGAAATTCTGCCCGTTCGCCTCTATCATCATGCCGAGCAGGTCTTCTGTTTTTGNNNNNNNNNNNNNNNNNNNNNNNNNNNNNNNNNNNNNNNNNNNNNNNNNNNNNNNNNNNNNNNNNNNNNNNNNNNNNNNNNNNNNNNNNNNNNNNNNNNNTCATTCTATTCCTCGAGAAAAAAGGGACGGACTAGGTGCGTATACTACTCGTATACTCCCTTACTTCAAAAACATATTCAAACAATGCGACGTCTCGTCAAGATCAAAAAAACGCTTTCGACAAGAAAACGCTTTCGACAAAGCAAACTCTCGAAGAAATATGCAAAAAAATATTCATACAATGCGGTGTCTCGTCAAGATCATCCTAAAAGCAAACGACAATCTGAGATTAATCTAAACGCTAGGAACTGATCCAAACCATCTTGGAAAAATTCTCAAAGACTATACAGCATCTATCATCGCAATCATTCGTTTAGAAAACCTCTGCCAAACTTCAGAATGAAAGTCGATGTTTTGCTGAAGTCATGAAGATCTTTTCCGATTTGATAAAACGAGTTTCGTATAAGAATCATTATACGAGAAATCTTCAGGCATCAAAGCATCACTCTCATTTTCCGTTGAACCAACCGACTCACGGAAAAACATCAAAAACATTTGCGACAAAGCAAAATCAAGAACAAAAGTAACAGAAAATACGACAAAGAGATCACGCCCTCCCCCCTCGTCGACTAAGTCTATCGCTATTTAACTGATTCATTCAAAAAACCTGCAAAAACGTTTCGCGACTAGATCTCGGTGAAATAACCTTTGGTAAAACTCCATGAGTGACTAAAAGAAACTTTCACTGAAGAATTAAAACAAAAGCGGAAACGTTTCTCAAAAATCAGCGGAAACATCTTTATTTTTGACATCTCCATACGTCGCGTCAATTTAATAAATTCGTAAAAACCGGTCGCCCGTTACTTACGCAAAAAATCCTTCGTATAATTAGATCATGTCATACGAAGTAACTTTCAAAAGTAAACGTAACAAGATTTACGAAAAAGTACTTTCCTTATAGCAAAAACCAAGTTGTATGATCCGACATTGGATGACCAATATAAACTCTACTTCCTCGCACCAGGATCTGAAAGGTCTCATTCTTTAGCCCCGCGACTCACTGGCATCCGCTCTCATTCCGCTTGGTCACGTCCGAGCAGGAAATCACCCCGAAACTGACCCCGCACGGGCTCTATATCAAGCTTCTTAGGCTTTATCTCCCTCGGAAACAAAGGAAACAACTTCCATACGAATAAAAGAAACATTATACAAAACTTTCATCGTATAAATTAACCCTAAAGTGGAAAAACGTTTTCTACCACCATGGGCATACTCGGCCTATCAATATCGATAAACGCCATTCGTCACTCGCCCAATTACGCCTTTCCTTCGAAGCCGGACTAGGTTACAGCATCCCCTTTAAGGATGATTCTAACCAACTTGACCTTATTGACAGCACGAAAGTGTCATGGTCTAATCCTTTGGCAACAACGTCCTTGGCTACAAAGCTGAGCACAGCCTTCATGCAAGGCCGAAACAATTGAGCGACCACCGCTCCAATAACTCNNNNNNNNNNNNNNNNNNNNNNNNNNNNNNNNNNNNNNNNNNNNNNNNNNNNNNNNNNNNNNNNNNNNNNNNNNNNNNNNNNNNNNNNNNNNNNNNNNNNNNNNNNNNNNNNNNNNNNNNNNNNNNNNNNNNNNNNNNNNNNNNNNNNNNNNNNNNNNNNNNNNNNNNNNNNNNNNNNNNNNNNNNNNNNNNNNNNNNNNNNNNNNNNNNNNNNNNNNNNNNNNNNNNNNNNNNNNNNNNNNNCGGAACATCCTCAAATAGACACGAAAGAAATCTCGGAAGGCCAACACCACACAAAGCACGGTATAGGAGGATGCCTCGTTCCGGGGATAAATTTACGCGACCCCTTGGTCCTAATTCCTCAATCGCAAATCAAATCCAAACATGAACAACAATTCTGGCTGCAAACATCCGTAGTCAAACCAGAATGTTTCCCAACGCAGAGATAAGACTAATCCCTTGCAACATCGTAAAACATCTTCAAGCCCGCAAAAATTTCAAGCACGAAACGCGGCATACGAAAGAATAACAAATCTTCAGCCTCGCGAGACGTCGCAGACGCCTGAAGATTCGTTCTTCGACAAAATTTCCTTCCTCGATAAAAACACTTTCTTGGAAGACCAGACAGTCATACGCACTAACATCTTCTCAAAACATATCCTTCGCAAAGACTCGAAACGGTAATTTTAAACATTAAGTTTGTTGCTGATCACAACAAACTCTTAACGTCCTAAACAGACTTAGCCATCTCGTAGAGATGACTCTCGTACATCCGACACAAGGATAATAGCGCTATAAAAGAAACCCAAAAGTTTTGGTCAACACTTCCAAGAGGCTTAAAAATTATCCTTGGAGAGATGCTCGGTTCCAACCATACAAGTCGTATAAGCCGAGAACCTATCGCGGACTTTAAATCGGTATGGAATCAGGATGAAACTGAAATGGGATACGTGAGTCGAATTAGTCACCGCACCCTCTAAAACCAGGAGTAAACCTAGGTCTTGCTTTAAACCCAGCGCACTGGTCTCGAACATCTCTAGGCATAGTATCAAAAACCTTGATACGAGATCCCAAAATTTGTCTCTTTGCCAATATTCGAGCGTCTTCAGAAATCCCGCAAGTTTACACACTGCGGAAAACTCTCGAAACAGATCACGGATATAGCAGTTCACACAGAGTTAGATTACGAGATGACAACTCGTAGTCTTCCTTCTACGCCCATATAAAATGCCATCGGCAGCAACACGCCTGATANNNNNNNNNNNNNNNNNNNNNNNNNNNNNNNNNNNNNNNNNNNNNNNNNNNNNNNNNNNNNNNNNNNNNNNNNNNNNNNNNNNNNNNNNNNNNNNNNNNNNNNNNNNNNNNNNNNNNNNNNNNNNNNNNNNNNNNNNNNNNNNNNNNNNNNNNNNNNNNNNNNNNNNNNNNNNNNNNNNNNNNNNNNNNNNNNNNNNNNNNNNNNNNNNNNNNNNNNNNNNNNNNNNNNNNNNNNNNNNNNNNNNNNNNNNNNNNNNNNNNNNNNNNNNNNNNNNNNNNNNNNNNNNNNNNNNNNNNNNNNNNNNNNNNNNNNNNNNNNNNNNNNNNNNNNNNNNNNNNNNNNNNNNNNNNNNNNNNNNNNNNNNNNNNNNNNNNNNNNNNNNNNNNNNNNNNNNNNNNNNNNNNNNNNNNNNNNNNNNNNNNNNNNNNNNNNNNNNNNNNNNNNNNNNNNNNNNNNNNNNNNNNNNNNNNNNNNNNNNNNNNNNNNNNNNNNNNNNNNNNNNNNNNNNNNNNNNNNNNNNNNNNNNNNNNNNNNNNNNNNNNNNNNNNNNNNNNNNNNNNNNNNNNNNNNNNNNNNNNNNNNNNNNNNNNNNNNNNNNNNNNNNNNNNNNNNNNNNNNNNNNNNNNNNNNNNNNNNNNNNNNNNNNNNNNNNNNNNNNNNNNNNNNNNNNNNNNNNNNNNNNNNNNNNNNNNNNNNNNNNNNNNNNNNNNNNNNNNNNNNNNNNNNNNNNNNNNNNNNNNNNNNNNNNNNNNNNNNNNNNNNNNNNNNNNNNNNNNNNNNNNNNNNNNNNNNNNNNNNNNNNNNNNNNNNNNNNNNNNNNNNNNNNNNNNNNNNNNNNNNNNNNNNNNNNNNNNNNNNNNNNNNNNNNNNNNNNNNNNNNNNNNNNNNNNNNNNNNNNNNNNNNNNNNNNNNNNNNNNNNNNNNNNNNNNNNNNNNNNNNNNNNNNNNNNNNNNNNNNNNNNNNNNNNNNNNNNNNNNNNNNNNNNNNNNNNNNNNNNNNNNNNNNNNNNNNNNNNNNNNNNNNNNNNNNNNNNNNNNNNNNNNNNNNNNNNNNNNNNNNNNNNNNNNNNNNNNNNNNNNNNNNNNNNNNNNNNNNNNNNNNNNNNNNNNNNNNNNNNNNNNNNNNNNNNNNNNNNNNNNNNNNNNNNNNNNNNNNNNNNNNNNNNNNNNNNNNNNNNNNNNNNNNNNNNNNNNNNNNNNNNNNNNNNNNNNNNNNNNNNNNNNNNNNNNNNNNNNNNNNNNNNNNNNNNNCGAAATCAATCAAAAACCTTTTCTGTATTTTCTTCGTCTTTTGTTATCGAGCTGAGACTCAACTAGGTTTGAGCTTTTAGGCCTCTAGAACTAGGTTACTCGCTGACAGCCTTTGCGGCCAAAGCTTTTATGATCTCTTGTAATGATCGCAACGCTCTTACACGGACTCGAAATAAGATCTACTGTTTTCTCTAAACTCATTTGTTATCTTTTCACGATTTCCGCGTATATTTGGTCACTTGCCGTTGGCTCTCGCAGAGATCCGGAACCTCTGGGAAATTAGGGTTTTCCTAGTTTTCTAATTTAAACGTAAATCGACAGTGCGAATTTCGGTTCCCACATGTATCCGCTCGGGATTGGATTTTTCGAATTTTTGACCTGATCCCATTCATGCTAAAACCCATTTTGTAACCATGACTTATGCGTTTTGGGTTTTTACCCCGATCTTGTTTGGTTAATAAAACTTCATAACTTGTTAGGGGTACCCTATAAAATTCATTCAGATATTTTTATATTTCATATCAGATGCGGATACAGATTTTTTTCAATTTGGGTTAGGTTCATATCTCAGGTTTCAGAATTTTTGCTCAGGCCTATATAATATTAGGTATTTGTTATAATAAATACCACGAGACCATAAAAGATGAACATTTTTAACACAAAGCTTGACTGAATAAAATCCAAATCTTAAGGTGATTAGACCATTAGTTGATGACACTATATATATTGGATACCGTAATAGGGTTCATCAGTTTGGATTGCGGTTTAGCCCCGAGTGAAGCGTCACCATATATCGAGCCAGATACTGGATTATGGTTCTCATCAGACTCGGACTTCATCCAAAGTGGAAAGATTGGGAAAATTGATCCCAGTCTACCAAAGACCATAAAATCATACGTGACTCTGAGATACTTTCCAGATGGAATACGCAACTGTTACAATCTTAGTGTGAAGCAAGGGACAAATTATCTGATGAGATTTACAGCTCTATATGGAAACTATGACGGTCTTAATATTACTCCTATGTTTGACTTATACGTTGGTCCTAACTTTTGGGTAACGATAGACCTAGAAAATAAGATAAGCGGTCAATCCGAGGAGATCATTTACATCCCCAGATCAAATTCCTTGGATTTGTGTCTTATCAAGACAGGCGCGACTACACCAATGGTTTCATCAGTGGAACTAAGGCCGCTAGCGAATGATATTTACATCACTGAATCTGGTTCGTTGAAGAGTTTCAAGCGATACTATCTTACAAGTTCAGATACCATTCTATCGTAAGTAGCTTAACCTTTTTCCTCATTTGGTTAATTATGTGCTTAAATAAAGTAATAATACAATATTTTTATGAATCTACAGGTACCCCAATGACGTCAAAGACAGAATATGGGAAACAAAGTTTGATCCAGAATGGATGCAAATTTCAACCGCCCTCGAAGCGAACAACTCAAATGGTTTTCTTGTGCCACAGAATGTACTCAAGACCGCGGCCATACCTGCGAATGATACTGCACCGTTTAACATTACGGAGGAGCTCGATTTCCCTGACGACCAAATTTACTTGTACCTCCACTTCTCTGAAGTCCAAGCATTACCGATAGGTGACTTTAGAGAATTTGATATTTTTTGGAACGGCCAACAGTTTGACAAAACGATACGCCCTGAATATTTGAAGACCACGACGATTAAGTCCACTACACCAGTTACTTGCAAAGGAGGAGTATGCAACTTAGAGCTGATAAGAACTACAAACTCTATTCTCCCACCTCTTCTCAACGCCATCGAACTTTACACAGTCGTCAAATTTCCACAAGTGGAAACAAATGAAAATGATGGTACGCTTACTACTCATGCAAGGTTCCATATATAAATTTATATATGCATTCACACAAATAAATACATATAAAAGTTTTGAAAGTCGGCTATGCTAAATACAACATATTTATTTACTGTTGTACTCTTGACAGTTGTTGCTATCCTAAAAATCAAAGCACAATATGGGTTAAATAGAATCACATGGCAAGGAGATCCATGTGTCCCCCAGAAATTTTTGTGGGATGGTCTAAATTGCAACAGCACAGATACATCTACACCCCCAATAATCACTTATTTGTGAGATCTTTATATAGCACAACATCTTTAGAACTGCAAGAAAACTTTTTCTATCAACATCACACTTCTTTCTGTAAACAGGAACTTATCTTCCAACGGGTTGGAAGGAACTATAGCAGCTGCAATTCAAAATCTTACCCATCTTGAAAAGTTGTAAGTATGATAAATAAGAGACAAGAAATTCATAAATGTCAGTGACTTGATTCTTACAAACTTCAGGGATTTGTCAAACAACAATCTGACAGGAGAAGTTCCAGAATTTCTGGCTAATATGAAGTCTTTAATGCTCATGTAAGCTTCTCCGGACATACTTGGTAATTTTATTTCTTGGTATCATGTTCACCTATATGCTATATCATATGTATGATATATCTTATGGTTTAACAGAAACTTGAGCAAGAACAATCTTATTGGTCTCATACCACAAGCTCTTCTTGATAGAGAAAAAGAAGGGCTACAGCTAATGTAAGAAGAAATACTCCACCCACACACATTTCTTTTAAATACTTCACCACATGCATTCAGAATCCTAAATGTTTCTTTTTTTGGTTAGTGTTGATGGAGAGCATCGTTGTTTATCTGGTTCATGTGTCACAGAGAAGAAAATTCCAGTAAAAACTGTTGCATTTGTTTCTTCGGCTACTGTCATGGTCATTATAGTGCTTCTAGTTCTCATTTTTGCGTTTAAGAAGAAAAAATCATCAAGTTCAAAAGGTATTCGCTAAAACTCATATATCATAATATATATATATAATACTGCTGACAAAAAATATATATATATATATATATAATACTATTGTACTAAATGGTTGTCTCTACAGCTCTACCACTATCATCAATTAAGCTGGGTGAGAATGTTACATCTACTAATATATCTGAAATATCGATCGAGATGAAAAGGAGAAAATTTACTTATTCAGAGGTTATGAAAATAACAAAAAATTTGGCAAGACCGCTTGGTGAAGGAGGGTTTGGTGTTGTTTATCATGGTGATATAAATGGTTCACAACAAGTAGCTGTCAAACTACTCTCCCAATCATCAACACAAGGCTATAAAGAATTCAAGGCAGAGGTAAGAGATTGTCTTAGTTCTGTATATATTAAACCAATGCGTTATATGTATTTTTTTTCCTTTGTTCTATAGGTCGAGCTTTTGTTGAGAGTTCACCACATAAACTTGGTAAGCCTTGTCGGATACTGCGACGAACGAGGTCATTTAGCTCTCATATATGAATACATGTCCAACGGAGACTTAAAACATCATTTATCAGGTGAAAAGTTATAATATAAAAATGACAAGCATTTTCTTAGCTAAAAATATACGGAAAATAACATGTTAGCTGATTTGACAATCTGTTATAGGAAAACACGATAGTTCTGTTCTGAAGTGGAGTACTCGACTACAAATAGCCATCGACGCCGCACTAGGTTCGAGCTATCTCATAATAATGTCACTCACTTGTCATTTAAATTACATTCGTTTCATGTTATCAGTTGACATAAATGATTTGAAATAAATAGTACACATGTCTTATTTTTTACTTAAAAGTAATGATCAATTTGTTCTCTTTTACATTGAAATACTATATTCCAATTTGATATAGTGACCATGTTGACACTTTGAAAGTCTAGAATATTTGAATATATTTACTAAAAATTATTTATATTTTGTAATTACTATTTCTAGAATCAAAAATAAGTAAAAGGAGAAGTTTCAAATGTTTACAGGACTAGAATACTTGCACATTGGATGTCGGCCACCAATGGTACACAGAGATGTCAAAAGTACAAATATATTGTTGGGCGAAGGATTCACTGCCAAACTTGCAGACTTTGGACTTTCAAGGTCTTTTCAACTTGGAGGTGAATATCATGTTTCGACAGTCGTTGCTGGTACTCCTGGATATCTTGATCCTGAGTAAGCATTATTACTACACCTGCAGAATGACTTTTTATAGATGTACAACCATGATGTGACAAAACAAAGTCTAAAATAATAATGTCCACAAATGTAAAGTTTGTGATAGTGTTCATCTTCATCGTTTAAATGAATACACATGTATCTTACTCTGTGTTTTTGTCTTGCTAGATGTTACAGAACAGGTCGATTGGCAGAATTGAGCGATGTTTATAGTTTTGGGGTTGTACTATTGGAGATAATCACAAACCAAGACGTGGTTGACCAAACTCGCGAAAAGTCACACATTGCTGAATGGACAGCATTTATGCTTAATAGAGGAGATATTGCTGGAATCATGGATCCTAACCTACATGGAGACTACAACTCTCATTCTGCCTGGAGAGTTCTTGAATTGGCTATGTTATGTGCAAACCCTTCTTCAGAAAAACGACCAAACATGTTCCAAGTTGTCATTGAGCTGAAAGAGTGTCTTACTTGTGAAATGTCGATGAAAGGTAATGGTCAGGACATGGACTCTCAAAGTTCCCCTAAAGTGAGTATTAGCTATGACACAAAGGATTTGCCTAGCGCAAGGTAGTATTTGCAAATAATAGCTGTTTGCGTTGCTGGTATTTCTTTTGTTGGAGTGACATCATAAAGAAAATGAGAGGAAAATTATAGCACTAGTTTGATCTCGTGTATTTGAATATATATATCTATTATTAGAAATTCGTTACCTTCCCCAGTTCCACAGTAGTAGCCTACTTCTTCTTCTTTTTTTGTACGTACTAGGCTACTTCTTCAGAGCAAAAATCAGAGCCAATAATGATGATGACTACTTGTAGACCTAACTTTCTGTTTTTCCATAACCAAATAATCTGATTTTAAAAGGTTTAGAAATCCAAACGTCGAACATATTATACATATGTGAAATCATGAGCACGTATGTACTACGCGGCAAACAATCAATTTTACTTGATATTTAAACATTAAAAATGGTTAAATTTGTGGGATCCCAAATACTTGGCTATGTACTTGTCTGTTTCGCCAAAAATGACAGTAAAATTTGTGCGTTTTGCTGGAAATAACGTTCATAAAAAAAAATCAAACTTACTCTATATTACAATCAAATTTGAGCCACTTTGTGTAATCTTATTTGGACCCTAAAACTAAAGAAAGTGATTAAAAGCAAATACAACACAACAATTGAACAAAGAAACTCATCAGCTTACACCAAAAAGAAACTCACCAGAAACCA
The DNA window shown above is from Brassica oleracea var. oleracea cultivar TO1000 chromosome C3, BOL, whole genome shotgun sequence and carries:
- the LOC106334055 gene encoding uncharacterized protein LOC106334055, which codes for MASKCIDNCVNIESDVHSLPKVTIYTNLHKWPMAEVEFVKSISHGNSQHRTMVMNNITCRQMYLRSYTFTRKENEEEGGRGGSKTGDQLNRGEKKKSAETTKRGRRKKSKATPCRAFVLSLVWKCFSCTSSTKVNKDP
- the LOC106330785 gene encoding putative receptor-like protein kinase At3g46340, whose protein sequence is MTLYILDTVIGFISLDCGLAPSEASPYIEPDTGLWFSSDSDFIQSGKIGKIDPSLPKTIKSYVTLRYFPDGIRNCYNLSVKQGTNYLMRFTALYGNYDGLNITPMFDLYVGPNFWVTIDLENKISGQSEEIIYIPRSNSLDLCLIKTGATTPMVSSVELRPLANDIYITESGSLKSFKRYYLTSSDTILSYPNDVKDRIWETKFDPEWMQISTALEANNSNGFLVPQNVLKTAAIPANDTAPFNITEELDFPDDQIYLYLHFSEVQALPIGDFREFDIFWNGQQFDKTIRPEYLKTTTIKSTTPVTCKGGVCNLELIRTTNSILPPLLNAIELYTVVKFPQVETNENDVVAILKIKAQYGLNRITWQGDPCVPQKFLWDGLNCNSTDTSTPPIITYLNLSSNGLEGTIAAAIQNLTHLEKLDLSNNNLTGEVPEFLANMKSLMLINLSKNNLIGLIPQALLDREKEGLQLIVDGEHRCLSGSCVTEKKIPVKTVAFVSSATVMVIIVLLVLIFAFKKKKSSSSKALPLSSIKLGENVTSTNISEISIEMKRRKFTYSEVMKITKNLARPLGEGGFGVVYHGDINGSQQVAVKLLSQSSTQGYKEFKAEVELLLRVHHINLVSLVGYCDERGHLALIYEYMSNGDLKHHLSGKHDSSVLKWSTRLQIAIDAALGLEYLHIGCRPPMVHRDVKSTNILLGEGFTAKLADFGLSRSFQLGGEYHVSTVVAGTPGYLDPECYRTGRLAELSDVYSFGVVLLEIITNQDVVDQTREKSHIAEWTAFMLNRGDIAGIMDPNLHGDYNSHSAWRVLELAMLCANPSSEKRPNMFQVVIELKECLTCEMSMKGNGQDMDSQSSPKVSISYDTKDLPSAR